TTTCCTCAATAAAAAGCTCATTGCACTTGCTGCAAAGAATGATAACTGACCCCAGAATACTAATATTTCAGAAAGGTAGAAAAATGTTTCTGAATTCTCAGTCTGTGTTACTTATTTACACTTAAAAAGCAGAATAAACTAGAGCACAGTTCTTGTACCGGAGTACAGGGGGTAACAGTCCTCCCCAAACTAAATGAGCCCTAAATATTTACAACTAataaaaaaacttgtcattatttaaaatgtcattttaaatAAAACGGGTAACTAAAATTCcttcagttttttgttttcttttccaatTTACTTGAGAActgccaaaataaaaaaaaagaaacaaaccaaaaaaaatctaatctaaaaggCCCCGTCTGCATCACTTCCACAGGAACTTCTCGTTAGTTTTCCAGAGACTCTTGCTCTCCCTCTGTCCAGACACATTTCTAGCAGCGAGGTTAGTGTCGATGCAAATTCTTTGCACTTCTTCTGGGTCTGTTAGTCTGTTGATACTCTCCTCATTGCCCTCATTCAGGATGTCCCAGATGTCTTTGCGAGGGCCCTTTGATGCCTGCACCGGTGCACTGACCTGCTGGGTAGGTTGAGTCAGTAAGCTCGAACCGGTATCACGAGGATCGACAAAACTTGTGTTTAATGACACTGAGGGTGCGGGGGCTGCATTGGTGGGGCTCCTCTGTTGCCCACTTTTGGGCTTTGGTTTGAGCAAGTCGTCAAGAATCGATGTATCTCCAATAAGATCTGTTAAGAAGGAGTGATTACGAGAGGTGGCGGCTGGCTGAGAGTTCTCTCTCTGCTCGTGCAAAGTTTCACGTGCTCTCGCGGACGATTTCAGCTCCCGCTCCTGTCCTTGTGCTGTGGGTTTGGATAACATGGCGGCGCTGCAATGGCTGAAGTCAGAAGAAGAAGGGGTATCTCTGTCTGTGCGGTTCAGGAAAGCAGCAGCCTCCCCAGACCCCAGACCACTGCTGCTGGCCGGATTCACGCCAAGACCACCACCAGCTCTGTAGGCTCCAGAACTAGAAACACTACCACTCTTTGTCCTCTTGTGTCCTCTGGCACTAAAGACcgtctcctcctgctcctctgaCTCAGGGCCTGGAACATCACATAGAGGATCTAGCACATTCTTTTGTGATATCTTTTGCTTTTCGAGAGGCTCGATAATATCGTTTTGTGAGATGCCAGATGTAATTTGTGGCACAGAAACATCATTTCGTGGagtttcatgtttagttttggcCTCCGGACTCTTCCGAGTGCATTTTGCTCTTTTCCTCGTTCTTGAGGGATCCCTTTGTCGGTTTTCGTTCTCTGTGTGGCAATTTCTTTTGGATGGCGAAGAGGCGGCCGTCGAAGAGGTGGAGGTTTGTGCTGAGACAGGCAGAATGAAGTTGTCTGTGACAGTATCAGCCAGGTCAGGGTGATTCAATGAGGTGTAATACTGCCGTAGCCAAGCAAGTCGCTGAGTTGAGTCTCTTTTTAAAATCTCAATGGCGAATCGATGGACTGAGGAAAATTGGAATTTTTCTGCCATTTCCTCCAGTTGTTGcctacaaaaaaacccaaaaaaaaccacacaaagTAAGAAATATATGTAGCCCAAATCACCTGCTGACATCATGTGAATTTAACCTATACTCACACACGCAAAATAGGCATAAATCCAGTATTTGACACTTATAAGTATACTCTAAGATACTTGAAattagacaaaaaaacaacatcttaTAAAAGCCACAAGGCCTATACTATCATTAAGATACCCTGCGGGTCTGTCAGGCCTAACCTTAGATGAATAGTTCTCCACATATTCAGGCTCATATCCAGACAGCAGTGCAAAATGAGGTGTTTTTCCTGAGCTCCTGGGCAGTCATTAAAACACTGGTATAACCAGACTCAGGGACAGAAATACTTTAAAGTCACTCGTGTTACAGCAGCATTATGTTGGTGTTATTGCCATTTGTGGCTTTTCACtggaaaaacaataaataaaggcAAGGGCTATAAAACCTGACGTGAATGTGGATTTAAATCATTAAACAGTTAGGTTAATTGAGGCGATATCAATATAACTAGTGTGTATTTTCACTCCCTGGCGAGCCTCTGGGCAGAGATACAGGCTTCCCCCTTAGGGAGTGAGACTGGAGTCTTAAAGGTGTCTGTCTGTTGGTATATGagggtttgggggggggggaatgcAGTAGGACAGAGTCGTGTATGAATATTATGCATCTGCAAATGTGTAAATGCCAGTTTGAATGCGTGTGTATGTATCACTGTGGGTTTGGAAGTCCTAAGGCAATCATACTTGGTGAGTCCCGGGAGGGCTGTGGTTGTGAGGGGGAAAACTCCTGCACTGTTGGGCCTGATCATAACCGGGTAATCTTTGGCACGATGCTGGGAAATAGGTGGAAGGGAAAACTCAGAGGTGGTCTCATGCtaaaaacacgcacacacaagcacacacatacCCACAATTATTAGGGCCCAGGTAGGGGCTCTCAACACTATGTTGGTGGTGGGTTTTGGCTTACTTCCTTACACAGCCAGAAATTCCTCTCGTCTTTCCTTCCCTCCCCATTACTCAACTTCTTCAGCcatccttttcttcttttcttcattttcctgttttattccCTTTTAATTTTTCCTTTGCTTTTGTAGCAGGTTCCCTGATCTACAATCTTAGTTGCCCAAATGTGCTGTCACCTCTACCCTCTTTTACCTCTGCTTTTTCCTCTCATGGTACATCTTGTAACACCTACACTTCTATACCTCTTTACTGCGTCTCACTACCTGCATATGGATTTGGGGGTCTCTCCGATAATAACGGTGGTCTGTGCTTTGTGGTGCACACTCTTCCCGATGAAGACGACTGGATGATCCACATTGGGCCTCTGCATCTGGATGGTAGCGGGGCGGGGCTGACTGTCTGGCAGGGTCGCCGGAAGGCTCTGGTGCAATCAAACCGAAGTAGGTGTTATAGAAGGAGTGACACGCTCATAGTAGAGCTACCCGTTTTTCCCTTCAAAACCccataaataaaacacagattATGATCATGTGCCTAACTTTAAATTAGCTGCAAGTGCTATTATTTTTATTACGTTTTTTGCCATTTAGGAGGATCTATTATCAGAAAACATTCATAacgaccttcttttttttttttttaagaaaaaaatggcaCATTTCTTTGCAATATATCAAACAAATTATCCAGAATACCTGACAGGACAACAAAATAGAtacctttcttttattttggcTAAGGCCATTCTTTTATCTGCCATGAACACAGGGTTATAGTGCTGGACTGGTGATGTGGCAGACACAACTTAAATAATAATCCATGATTAAAGACTGGTTGGATCACACCAGTGCTTGTTATACGTACCTCCTGTGTACTGAGAAGGTTAGCTGGGAGCTGGGAGTACATTTTGCGCTCAAAGACGTCCCGTACGGCAGCCCTACTGATCAGCTCCTCTGCTTTGCTCCCCCCCACCACGCACTGGTTGGAGTGAGTATACACCACCTCCTGTACGCCTCCTTTAAGTAACAATAAATGCATCGTGAATGTTGGAATTCAGCTCGAGAAAACTCTTCCAGAAAATATTGAATCTAACCTAGCACACTGTCGATGGCTCCATTCTTTTCTTTGGATGCTGGGGATGTCTGATTTTTCAGACTTGTAAATGAAATCCCTCTTGGCACTCCAGCACGTCTCCCTGCAGTTGCAGGACTCGTGCGTTCATCCTCTGAAGACGTGAATGTCTCTATGTCTTCTGTGTATTTGGACCTTCCCTTGTCCCTTGCACTAGCTCTTTGCCTCCTTTTGTAGCGGTCTGATCCccttcctccatctcctcctctgttATAAGCATGTAAATGCTCTTTCTTGGAGCAGGTCTTTGCCTCCAGGTCTAAATCCTCAGATTCATCCGAGCAGCCCTCAAAGCGAAGCCCTTTAGGAAGTCTAGTATTGAGCTCATCAGCTTTCTTTTTTACTAGTGAAGCGTTTTCGTCGCTCTGGTCATCCCCTGAAATTTGTCGATCCATCCATCGTTTCTGACCCTGTCTCCTTGCAGCATAATCACTCTCTTTTAACAAAGTAGTCTTGTCTCCATTACCTTCATGTTTTCTATTTAAGCTTGTGTCCCAGGTTTTTGATCCAGATTTGGGGACACAGAGAGCTCCATTCCCTTCACTGGAGATCTTGGAGATGCCATTGGACTGTAGATCCTCAGCATCCTCCTCAAAGGGGCTTCCTTCAACATCTGAACTACTGCCCCCTTCTCCTAACTCTGGTCTCTCTTTGACCCTTTCGAGGAGTCTGGAGAAACCTTGCTGGAGGAGACTCGTTCGACCAGGACCAACGTTAGCTTTCCCACTCCTGAGATCATCATCCGCACTTGGTTCCGAGGCCTTTTCTTTAAGCCCCTGTGCTTCCTCGTCCATTTCACTCCCACTGCTGAAGTCCAGCACACCTTTGGGAATCTTTGCCGCATCTCTGGTCTTCTTGGCTGCTTCATCTTTTGCTACTTGGCCATCTGTAAGTGAATCTCCAGGTTCCTGAAATAAGAGAGtagaaatgaagacaaaaagaaaacgaTAGGCagactgaaaaggaaaaaagtggTTTGAAGTCATACAAGACTGAAAAATGATTGAATTGCAAATAAGactataaatgtgtgtgtatatatatatatatatatatatatatatatatatatatacacacatatatatgtactgCATCAAGCTACAAAAATGAACCAAAAGGCtacaaattaaaagaaaaaaaaaaggaaaaacatttattttccaacaATAAACCGTAATACACATCAATGTGACATAAGCCCTCTACCACGATGTAATAGGagctaaagaaaacaaaagtgacATTTCCCAGAGTTATGTGAATAGAGAGAGATTGTAATTTCATAAAATTAGCAAAATACACCACTCTTCCAAAGGTTTTTGCAGGGCTTGTGTGCATGCGTGCTTAGAGGCCTCGAGCCTCTTTCAGCGCGTGTTGAGGCACCCAGTGCAGTCAGTATGTCTGCAAGAATGCGAGTGGTCTCAGTGGAGCAGCACgactgtaaagaaaaaaagaaaaaggacagcGCGGCTCATAGCGCAGGCCTGGCTGGGGAAAGAATGATAAGGGACATCGCTGTGTAAATAAATAGCTGGAAAATAGAAGATAGGCTTCGGTGTGGTCTGTTCCTATGTTTCTTCTCTTGGGTCGAGCAAATAATCATATCCAGCTGCTGTTTCCATCtggttttgggaaaaaaaacgagACCAAGGGAACCTCATTCTTCGGTGTCATTTCAAAATGTAGAATCGAgtgtaaaatgttttctttgagcCAAGGCAGTCAGTGGAAGTCCACTGAGAATCTACTGGATTAGATATTTTCATCAGTACCATTATAGCATTAGTATCATAGTGCTGAAGACCTATATGATGTgcgttttaaaaaaagatcGCTGTAAGCAGTTTGTCATTTTCACACTATCAGAATAGAAGCTGTGGGCTGCTTAAATAATATCGAGTGGGTTGGTTTAACCGACGGGAAAGCCTCTGACTGAGCTCTGCCCTCTTTCACGTGGGAATGGGAGGATGAGTGGGCTGCTTGGGAAAGGAGAAGGGGAGAGATGAGTGCCCCACGGTCTGGGTGTGTGAGAACAGCGGTTACTCACGCCGTCTTTGTCCGTCTCCTCCTTCTCGTCACCTCGGTGCGTTCTTGTTGTCATCACGCCGGCCTCCACTTGTCCTTCTCGCTGACAGGATGAGAGACACGTTTATCAAAATGTAAACATTTCACTGGATAACATCGTCGCAGTGTTGTCAGAATTATCAACAAATGCTTCAGTTTTCATATTCTATCTTAGCAAAGCCTAACACCGAGTGTGTTTATGTAGACACAAGTGTCCTGGTTATGTTTCAGGTCTTGTAGGATCCTATAGATTTTAGGAGGGAGGAGAAAAAACTCTAAATCAGATTGCACTGTCCATGCATATAGCTTATTCTGAGTATCACCAAAACCAAAATGAACCTCACAACAGTGATACTCGATCATAAAAACACCCATTGTATTTGTGACATCCAGTCCTGTTACTGCACATAATCAATCAAACAATAACCTCTAGAATCCTGCGGGTGAGACATGTCCCTTGGGTCTGCAGCCTGAAGAGGTTTTCGATCCCAAACAGTTCCCCTTTATGGACGCCGTGCCCCTGCACTGCCTCAAAATACCGCCGAGAGCTCTCCTTGCCGACAACTGAGCACTGCAATTGCTggtgaaaataaaatcatttcacAAAATACATTTCACAAAGCATGACTTGCAGATCAAtgcgagtttttttttttaaatacagatgcTCATTTTAAATTTGATGCCAGCAGATTGAAAAGATCTGGGACACGGGCGTGTTTGCTGTCGTGTTGACTCATCTCCTCTTTTAACATACTCTGTAGGTGTTTgggaagagagccagagagagaACTGGTGAAGCTTGTAAAATTAAATCTTTCCAATCCTTGTTTGATATTGGATAATAGGAAACCCAGCAGTGATCAAAGCCCAAGTCACATTCCGTGAGAGAAGCAGCCCACCTCCAATCTTTCACTGGGGTGTTGAAAGTCCTCCCCATTTCTGAAAGACTTAGCCTCTCTGGAATGCTCTTTTTTCAATAAAAATTTAGGTTGCTGACTTCATCAGTTGTGTGATGTCCCTCAAACTGTCTTTTGTCACTCCTGTCCCAAATCTATTGAAATGTGATGCAGACCTCAAATCCAAAGGAGAAAAGTTAAAATGgtttgaaaatgaaaagttCCAAAATAAATTTTTGTGGAAGAGTTCCAACTTTGACACGGTTTTTCGAGGCATAACAGTCTTGCCGAACTCGCGTTACAACTCACTGGCCATTTCTGTCGAGTACCTGTTTGTAAACTTGTCTGAGGTAGATAACCTCCTCTACAGTCCCAAGGGAGATCAGCCTAAGAACAGTAACGTCCCTGCACTGGCCAATCCGATATGCCCTAGAGagacataaatacacacacaggcATCATGTCTATAGCATTAGGTAGTGTAATAAAACTAAATTGCCTTCATTTTGGATACTGCTTGCAACAATTAGCAATTACACAATATTGTTAGAGCTGCTAAGAAAAGAATGAAGCAATACCATTATTCTATACAGCGTCTAGCAGTAAGACCTGGCCCACTACCTACCTGTCAATAGCCTGGAGATCACTGGCCGGGTTCCAGGTGGGGTCAAACAGCACAACCACATTAGCACCGACAAAGTTGAGGCCAAGACCACCTGCCCTAATAAAGGAAACAATAATCTCAGGGTTTCATGttttaaaatctgtttaaaatgaagacaaaaactgagaaaacacacTGGGATGTCTTCAAGGtcttaatgtttttttcaaaGTACAATTTATGGCACAAGGCCTGACTTTTAAtatttaacacaatacttcaaATTCTTAAGCATCTTATCATTTCGAACTAACATGGTAGAAACCAGGCAGAGGTTGACGTGAGAGGAGCTGTTGAAGTCTTTGACGATCTGGACTCTCTCTCTGGGTCTCGTGGATCCGTCCAGTCTGCTGAAGTCCAGACCCTCTGCCATGCAGTAGCTCTCCAGCACATCTAACAGCTGACGGGTTGGATACACattaaacattttgaaaaaaagaattaaaaacacattaaataatgggagaaaaaacaaacaaacgcactgatactttttttctgCGGTAAAATGAAGAGATAATTCATACACATGATAAAACAACATCCAGTGGAATGTACTCGGCATTCTAACTGTATATTTATGCATATAATATATGGGTTATATTAAGCTTTGCCCTTTATTAACCCTTTTCCCCCAAAAACATTAAGCATAGGTCGTGAAAATATGACCTCACTGCCATAAATATTATCACACGGTATCGGGTGACAGCAACCATTAGACTACGCAGAGTCTAATTATTTTAAATACTCCAGTTGCTCTTTCAAAACCCCAAAGGCTTACCTATAAATGTACAGTATGTCATGAGAAAACCATGTCTCCCGCTACTATTTTCTCTGTAAACCAGCTATGTTCTCACAGCAGTGGCAATTCAGAGGCTTCCTTCAATATACCCACCCAGCacacactgctctcacctt
This Odontesthes bonariensis isolate fOdoBon6 chromosome 6, fOdoBon6.hap1, whole genome shotgun sequence DNA region includes the following protein-coding sequences:
- the ercc6l2 gene encoding DNA excision repair protein ERCC-6-like 2 isoform X1, producing the protein MASTSAAGKGEWHEGDRCLAPNPRDGIPREATIQRLSSTSHSNDTAWVIFTKDVEEEEQEEEAIPVLKLTRPGLNHFSREKPMFPGSIIDSSLCIPLELNGEDSVPYTINRYLRDYQREGIKFIYNNYISSYGCILGDDMGLGKTVQVIGFLAAVLHKTGTWEDIENNRPQFLQSQLPSKQSNPCKVFLIVAPLSVLYNWKDEMDTWGYFQCVVVHGLKKEEELARIRKGRTEIALTTYETLRLCLDQFNRIEWSAVVVDEAHKIKNPNSQITQAMKELRCKVRIGLTGTILQNNLEELWCVMDWAIPGSLGSLGHFKNKFSDPIERGQRHSTTKRALATGRKAVGALARKISPWFFRRTKALIKEQLPKKDDRVVYCSLTDFQHTVYQAVLDTEDVTLLLRSSAKCDCQSGRTRRGCCYKMNSEGVQVKELYFSYLAILRKVANHAALLQSTPSTSKKQEKYVSSVCAKVFEKFPDFVHRCKNEAFEALSDPMYSGKMKVLQKLLKYYLQKRDKVLIFSLSTKLLDVLESYCMAEGLDFSRLDGSTRPRERVQIVKDFNSSSHVNLCLVSTMAGGLGLNFVGANVVVLFDPTWNPASDLQAIDRAYRIGQCRDVTVLRLISLGTVEEVIYLRQVYKQQLQCSVVGKESSRRYFEAVQGHGVHKGELFGIENLFRLQTQGTCLTRRILEREGQVEAGVMTTRTHRGDEKEETDKDGEPGDSLTDGQVAKDEAAKKTRDAAKIPKGVLDFSSGSEMDEEAQGLKEKASEPSADDDLRSGKANVGPGRTSLLQQGFSRLLERVKERPELGEGGSSSDVEGSPFEEDAEDLQSNGISKISSEGNGALCVPKSGSKTWDTSLNRKHEGNGDKTTLLKESDYAARRQGQKRWMDRQISGDDQSDENASLVKKKADELNTRLPKGLRFEGCSDESEDLDLEAKTCSKKEHLHAYNRGGDGGRGSDRYKRRQRASARDKGRSKYTEDIETFTSSEDERTSPATAGRRAGVPRGISFTSLKNQTSPASKEKNGAIDSVLGGVQEVVYTHSNQCVVGGSKAEELISRAAVRDVFERKMYSQLPANLLSTQESLPATLPDSQPRPATIQMQRPNVDHPVVFIGKSVHHKAQTTVIIGETPKSICRQQLEEMAEKFQFSSVHRFAIEILKRDSTQRLAWLRQYYTSLNHPDLADTVTDNFILPVSAQTSTSSTAASSPSKRNCHTENENRQRDPSRTRKRAKCTRKSPEAKTKHETPRNDVSVPQITSGISQNDIIEPLEKQKISQKNVLDPLCDVPGPESEEQEETVFSARGHKRTKSGSVSSSGAYRAGGGLGVNPASSSGLGSGEAAAFLNRTDRDTPSSSDFSHCSAAMLSKPTAQGQERELKSSARARETLHEQRENSQPAATSRNHSFLTDLIGDTSILDDLLKPKPKSGQQRSPTNAAPAPSVSLNTSFVDPRDTGSSLLTQPTQQVSAPVQASKGPRKDIWDILNEGNEESINRLTDPEEVQRICIDTNLAARNVSGQRESKSLWKTNEKFLWK
- the ercc6l2 gene encoding DNA excision repair protein ERCC-6-like 2 isoform X2: MASTSAAGKGEWHEGDRCLAPNPRDGIPREATIQRLSSTSHSNDTAWVIFTKDVEEEEQEEEAIPVLKLTRPGLNHFSREKPMFPGSIIDSSLCIPLELNGEDSVPYTINRYLRDYQREGIKFIYNNYISSYGCILGDDMGLGKTVQVIGFLAAVLHKTGTWEDIENNRPQFLQSQLPSKQSNPCKVFLIVAPLSVLYNWKDEMDTWGYFQCVVVHGLKKEEELARIRKGRTEIALTTYETLRLCLDQFNRIEWSAVVVDEAHKIKNPNSQITQAMKELRCKVRIGLTGTILQNNLEELWCVMDWAIPGSLGSLGHFKNKFSDPIERGQRHSTTKRALATGRKAVGALARKISPWFFRRTKALIKEQLPKKDDRVVYCSLTDFQHTVYQAVLDTEDVTLLLRSSAKCDCQSGRTRRGCCYKMNSEGVQVKELYFSYLAILRKVANHAALLQSTPSTSKKQEKYVSSVCAKVFEKFPDFVHRCKNEAFEALSDPMYSGKMKKLLKYYLQKRDKVLIFSLSTKLLDVLESYCMAEGLDFSRLDGSTRPRERVQIVKDFNSSSHVNLCLVSTMAGGLGLNFVGANVVVLFDPTWNPASDLQAIDRAYRIGQCRDVTVLRLISLGTVEEVIYLRQVYKQQLQCSVVGKESSRRYFEAVQGHGVHKGELFGIENLFRLQTQGTCLTRRILEREGQVEAGVMTTRTHRGDEKEETDKDGEPGDSLTDGQVAKDEAAKKTRDAAKIPKGVLDFSSGSEMDEEAQGLKEKASEPSADDDLRSGKANVGPGRTSLLQQGFSRLLERVKERPELGEGGSSSDVEGSPFEEDAEDLQSNGISKISSEGNGALCVPKSGSKTWDTSLNRKHEGNGDKTTLLKESDYAARRQGQKRWMDRQISGDDQSDENASLVKKKADELNTRLPKGLRFEGCSDESEDLDLEAKTCSKKEHLHAYNRGGDGGRGSDRYKRRQRASARDKGRSKYTEDIETFTSSEDERTSPATAGRRAGVPRGISFTSLKNQTSPASKEKNGAIDSVLGGVQEVVYTHSNQCVVGGSKAEELISRAAVRDVFERKMYSQLPANLLSTQESLPATLPDSQPRPATIQMQRPNVDHPVVFIGKSVHHKAQTTVIIGETPKSICRQQLEEMAEKFQFSSVHRFAIEILKRDSTQRLAWLRQYYTSLNHPDLADTVTDNFILPVSAQTSTSSTAASSPSKRNCHTENENRQRDPSRTRKRAKCTRKSPEAKTKHETPRNDVSVPQITSGISQNDIIEPLEKQKISQKNVLDPLCDVPGPESEEQEETVFSARGHKRTKSGSVSSSGAYRAGGGLGVNPASSSGLGSGEAAAFLNRTDRDTPSSSDFSHCSAAMLSKPTAQGQERELKSSARARETLHEQRENSQPAATSRNHSFLTDLIGDTSILDDLLKPKPKSGQQRSPTNAAPAPSVSLNTSFVDPRDTGSSLLTQPTQQVSAPVQASKGPRKDIWDILNEGNEESINRLTDPEEVQRICIDTNLAARNVSGQRESKSLWKTNEKFLWK